One segment of Falco rusticolus isolate bFalRus1 chromosome 3, bFalRus1.pri, whole genome shotgun sequence DNA contains the following:
- the KIAA2013 gene encoding uncharacterized protein KIAA2013 homolog isoform X2 gives MLGVLFAVLSLAASAFGCGVPAYPPLVSRVVGGEAARPFSWPWQASLQYSSNGKWYHTCGGTLIATNWVMTAAHCISPSRNYRVFLGKYNLAAAEEGSIALPPEKIIVNENWNPRKVANGYDIALIKLTEHVTLSNHIQLACLPPAQSILSSNAACYVTGWGRLQTNGPLPDDLQQALLLVVDYATCSQPSWWGSTVKRTMVCAGGDGVTSSCNGDSGGPLNCQAADGKWEVHGIVSFGSALGCNYYHKPSVFTRVSAYNSWIQQVMATN, from the exons ATGCTTGGAGTCCTCTTTGCTGTGTTGAGTCTGGCAGCTTCAG CCTTTGGCTGTGGGGTTCCTGCCTACCCCCCCCTTGTCTCTAGAGTTGTTGGAGGGGAAGCTGCAAGACCGTTCAGCTGGCCCTGGCAG GCCTCCCTTCAATACAGTTCCAATGGCAAATGGTATCACACCTGCGGAGGAACCCTCATTGCAACCAACTGGGTGATGACTGCTGCACACTGCATCAG TCCTTCTAGGAACTATCGAGTATTTCTTGGAAAATACAACCTAGCAGCTGCGGAAGAAGGATCAATTGCACTTCctccagaaaaaataattgtcaatGAGAACTGGAATCCACGGAAAGTTGCAAACGG GTATGACATTGCTTTGATCAAGCTCACTGAACACGTCACCTTAAGCAACCACATTCAGCTGGCCTGCCTCCCCCCTGCACAAAGCATCCTGTCATCCAACGCTGCCTGCTACGTGACAGGATGGGGAAGACTGCAGA CAAACGGACCTCTTCCAGACGACCTGCAGCAAGCCCTTTTGCTGGTGGTGGATTATGCCACTtgttcccagcccagctggtggGGAAGCACAGTGAAACGCACCATGGTTTGCGCTGGTGGGGATGGAGTCACCTCCAGTTGTAAT GGCGACTCTGGTGGCCCACTGAACTGCCAAGCTGCTGATGGCAAGTGGGAAGTGCATGGCATCGTCAGCTTTGGCTCTGCTCTTGGCTGCAACTATTACCACAAGCCTTCTGTCTTCACTCGGGTCTCTGCCTACAACAGCTGGATCCAGCAG GTTATGGCAACCAACTGA